One genomic window of Bradyrhizobium sp. CCGE-LA001 includes the following:
- a CDS encoding MBL fold metallo-hydrolase, producing MDTPFRVTLLGSGMPSPDPLRFGPATLIEAGSQKIMVDAGRGATMRLFQLGIPIGSIDLLLLTHFHSDHVVGLPDIWLTGWLGGKFGRRSLPMRVLGPPGTVHLTHHLEKAFGADIAIRMADEHLPPQGARIDAAEFERDGVIHDREGLRITCFEVDHGDKIKPAFGYRFDYRGKSAVLSGDTRYCENLIAHADRVDLLVHEVAMVRPASMEIERIRRVIGHHSTPADAARVFAKCAPKLAVYNHLVLIDDGESGPPTAQDLIDATRQDYDGAFVVGEDLMAFCP from the coding sequence ATGGACACGCCATTCAGGGTGACGCTGCTGGGCAGCGGCATGCCCTCACCCGACCCGCTCAGATTTGGACCTGCGACCTTGATCGAAGCCGGTTCACAGAAGATCATGGTCGATGCCGGCCGCGGCGCGACGATGCGCCTGTTCCAACTCGGAATTCCGATCGGCAGCATCGACCTGCTGCTGCTCACTCATTTCCACTCCGACCACGTGGTCGGCCTTCCCGATATCTGGTTGACGGGCTGGCTCGGCGGCAAATTCGGGCGGCGAAGCCTGCCGATGCGCGTTCTCGGGCCTCCGGGCACCGTTCATCTGACGCATCATCTCGAAAAAGCATTCGGTGCCGATATCGCCATCCGCATGGCCGATGAACATCTTCCGCCGCAGGGCGCGCGCATCGATGCTGCCGAATTCGAACGCGACGGCGTCATCCACGATCGAGAAGGCCTCCGCATCACCTGCTTCGAGGTCGATCACGGCGACAAGATCAAGCCTGCCTTCGGCTATCGCTTCGACTATCGCGGCAAATCCGCGGTACTGTCCGGTGATACCCGTTATTGCGAGAACCTGATCGCTCATGCCGATCGCGTCGATCTCCTCGTCCATGAGGTCGCCATGGTCAGGCCCGCGTCGATGGAGATCGAACGGATCCGCCGAGTCATCGGGCATCACTCGACGCCGGCGGATGCGGCGCGGGTCTTCGCGAAATGCGCGCCGAAACTTGCCGTCTACAATCACCTCGTGCTGATCGACGACGGGGAGAGCGGGCCTCCGACGGCGCAGGACCTCATTGACGCAACCCGGCAAGACTACGATGGCGCCTTCGTCGTCGGCGAAGATCTCATGGCATTCTGCCCGTGA
- a CDS encoding Bug family tripartite tricarboxylate transporter substrate binding protein: MRFTRIAFAIAGFTMLTLASPLGAQTRTAPLRIIYPFPGGGSGDTLTRLIAERLGTALERPVMVEPRVGAAGRLGVQTVKTAEPDGNTLLATPIAPMVVYQSVYPALDYDPIKDFAPVSQVATFEFGVCIDPKIPAGNLSELVAWLKANPDKANFGTPGAGTLPHFFGLMFAKAAGVPLQHIAYKGGVLALTDLMGSQIPIVMLSTNELTELHKAGRIRVLATSGAQRSTFLPDIPTFKESGYDIEGGGWWGFFAPARTPATAIAKLSSAIAKIIQDDEIKGRIAQIGLKPTGTSPEDFARIQREDIERWAIPIKASGFTAEQ, from the coding sequence ATGCGGTTCACCCGGATTGCCTTCGCGATCGCCGGTTTCACCATGCTTACACTGGCGTCTCCTCTGGGGGCGCAGACGCGCACCGCGCCCCTTCGCATCATCTATCCGTTTCCCGGCGGAGGCTCCGGCGATACATTGACCCGGCTGATTGCAGAACGACTGGGCACGGCGCTGGAGCGCCCGGTGATGGTCGAGCCGCGTGTGGGAGCTGCCGGCCGCCTCGGCGTCCAGACCGTCAAGACGGCCGAGCCGGACGGCAACACTTTGCTCGCCACTCCGATCGCGCCGATGGTGGTTTATCAAAGCGTCTATCCCGCGCTCGACTACGATCCGATCAAGGATTTCGCGCCGGTGTCGCAGGTTGCCACGTTCGAGTTCGGCGTCTGCATTGACCCGAAGATTCCCGCCGGCAATCTATCCGAGTTGGTAGCATGGCTGAAAGCGAACCCAGACAAGGCCAACTTCGGCACGCCGGGCGCAGGTACGCTTCCCCATTTCTTCGGGCTGATGTTCGCAAAGGCCGCCGGCGTGCCGTTGCAGCATATCGCCTACAAGGGCGGCGTGCTCGCTCTGACGGACCTGATGGGAAGCCAAATTCCCATCGTCATGCTGTCCACCAACGAACTCACGGAGTTGCACAAAGCGGGCCGGATACGCGTGCTGGCGACCTCCGGCGCCCAGCGGTCGACGTTCCTGCCCGACATTCCGACCTTCAAGGAAAGCGGATACGATATCGAAGGCGGCGGCTGGTGGGGCTTCTTCGCACCTGCCCGCACTCCGGCCACTGCCATAGCCAAACTGAGCAGCGCGATCGCGAAGATCATCCAGGATGACGAGATCAAGGGACGGATTGCGCAAATTGGACTGAAGCCGACCGGTACATCTCCTGAGGATTTTGCTCGCATCCAGCGTGAAGACATCGAACGTTGGGCCATTCCGATCAAGGCATCCGGTTTCACGGCGGAGCAGTGA
- a CDS encoding LysR family transcriptional regulator: protein MDDLRLRRLKLRDLHVLDAVAEAGSMAKAAPRLGMSQPAVSRVVADMEHLLGVPLFDRTSTGVELTRFGHALRRRTTAVTDELKQGLGELAFLADPTQGEIRIGTTEPMAALTATIIQNISEMHGRIRFVVSAADTLALHEKLRHREIDIAVTRMAADFDRYLDLVGEPLFEDELAVIAGKHNPLMRRRHLTLRSLTNEKWLLGPPAMSFLRPFIEEAFRNEGLDVPAATVTCGSYAMQINLLAAGPFLAILPRATLRYPAPHATLAPLRIRMPTTRRPVGLVRLKHRHISPTVNLFCRVAREAAAKVQ from the coding sequence ATGGACGATCTGCGCCTGCGGCGCTTGAAGCTCCGCGATCTTCACGTTCTGGATGCCGTGGCCGAAGCGGGGAGCATGGCGAAGGCTGCCCCACGGCTCGGCATGTCACAGCCGGCCGTATCCCGCGTCGTTGCCGACATGGAGCATCTGCTCGGCGTGCCCCTGTTCGATCGGACCTCGACCGGCGTCGAACTGACGAGATTCGGCCATGCGTTGCGCCGTCGGACCACGGCCGTCACCGACGAACTCAAGCAGGGACTTGGCGAACTGGCGTTTCTTGCCGACCCGACCCAGGGCGAGATTCGTATTGGCACGACGGAGCCCATGGCGGCGCTGACCGCGACGATCATCCAGAACATCTCGGAGATGCATGGAAGAATCAGGTTTGTGGTCAGCGCGGCCGATACGCTCGCCCTGCATGAAAAGTTGCGTCACCGCGAGATCGACATTGCCGTCACGCGAATGGCAGCAGATTTTGACCGTTATCTGGACTTGGTCGGCGAGCCGTTGTTCGAAGACGAACTCGCCGTGATCGCGGGGAAGCACAATCCGCTGATGCGCCGCAGGCATCTCACGCTGCGAAGCCTGACGAACGAGAAATGGTTGTTGGGTCCGCCCGCAATGTCGTTCCTGCGCCCCTTCATCGAGGAGGCCTTTCGCAACGAAGGGTTGGATGTGCCGGCCGCTACGGTGACCTGCGGATCGTATGCGATGCAGATCAATCTGCTAGCGGCCGGTCCTTTTCTGGCAATCCTGCCCCGCGCCACGCTTCGCTATCCAGCGCCACATGCGACATTGGCCCCGCTGCGCATTCGCATGCCGACGACACGCCGCCCGGTTGGTCTGGTGCGGCTGAAGCACCGTCATATCAGCCCAACCGTGAACCTCTTTTGCCGCGTTGCGCGTGAAGCCGCCGCGAAAGTGCAATGA